A region from the Bacillus sp. BGMRC 2118 genome encodes:
- the flgC gene encoding flagellar basal body rod protein FlgC, with protein MSVFNGLNITASALTAGRLRMDVISSNMANVDTTRGKLVDGEWQPYKRKMVVTQPNQPGFSSFLNSAMKTTSQNGTVGNGVKVTGIVEDQTPNKLVYNPDHPDANEDGYVEMPNVDPLKEMVDLMSATRSYEANVTVFNANKSMLMKALEIGK; from the coding sequence ATGTCTGTATTTAATGGTCTTAATATAACGGCATCTGCCTTAACTGCTGGAAGGCTTCGTATGGACGTGATCTCTTCCAACATGGCGAATGTTGATACAACAAGAGGTAAGTTGGTAGATGGCGAGTGGCAGCCCTATAAAAGGAAAATGGTAGTAACTCAGCCTAATCAACCGGGTTTTTCCTCTTTCTTAAATAGTGCAATGAAGACAACATCACAAAACGGAACTGTTGGTAACGGAGTTAAAGTAACTGGAATTGTTGAGGATCAAACTCCGAATAAACTTGTATACAATCCGGATCATCCAGATGCAAATGAAGATGGATATGTTGAAATGCCGAATGTGGATCCATTAAAAGAAATGGTTGATTTAATGAGTGCGACTAGATCTTATGAAGCGAACGTTACAGTGTTCAATGCAAATAAAAGCATGTTAATGAAAGCTCTAGAAATCGGAAAGTAA
- the fliG gene encoding flagellar motor switch protein FliG, with translation MARKDNNGELTGRQKAAILLISMGPDVSANVYRHLSEEEIEKLTLEISSVRKVDTKSKEDVLDEFHQIALAQDYIAQGGIAYAKQILEKALGNEDAANIINRLTSSLQVKPFDFARKADPAQILNFIQNEHPQTISLVLSYLDPAQAGQILSELPQDMQADVARRIALMDSTSPEVINEVEQILERKLSTTVTQDYTHTGGVEAVVEVLNGVDRSTERTILDALEIQDPELAEEIKKRMFVFEDIVTLDNRAIQRVIRDVENQDLMLSLKVASEEVKEIVFSNMSKRMVDTFKEEMEFMGPVRLRDVEEAQSRIVAVIRRLEEAGEIVIARGGGDDIIV, from the coding sequence ATGGCAAGAAAAGATAATAACGGCGAGCTAACAGGCAGACAAAAAGCAGCCATCCTCCTCATCTCTATGGGGCCGGATGTATCTGCAAATGTATATCGGCACCTTTCTGAAGAAGAGATTGAAAAGCTGACTCTTGAAATATCTAGTGTTCGTAAAGTAGATACAAAATCAAAAGAAGATGTATTAGATGAATTTCATCAAATTGCTCTAGCGCAAGACTACATTGCGCAAGGCGGAATTGCGTATGCAAAACAAATATTAGAAAAAGCCCTAGGGAATGAAGATGCAGCCAATATCATTAACAGATTAACCTCTTCGTTGCAGGTTAAACCGTTTGATTTCGCTCGTAAAGCAGACCCTGCGCAAATTTTAAATTTCATTCAAAATGAACATCCCCAAACAATTTCGTTAGTACTATCTTACTTGGATCCTGCACAAGCGGGACAAATATTATCTGAATTACCACAGGATATGCAGGCAGATGTAGCGAGAAGAATTGCACTAATGGATAGTACTTCACCAGAAGTAATTAACGAAGTGGAGCAGATTCTTGAACGCAAGCTGTCTACAACTGTAACACAAGACTACACGCACACAGGTGGTGTAGAAGCAGTGGTAGAAGTGCTTAACGGAGTGGATAGAAGTACGGAAAGAACGATTCTGGATGCATTAGAGATCCAAGACCCTGAATTAGCTGAAGAAATTAAGAAGCGTATGTTTGTATTTGAAGATATCGTTACCCTTGATAACCGTGCAATTCAACGTGTTATCCGTGATGTTGAGAATCAAGATCTTATGCTATCACTTAAAGTGGCTAGTGAAGAAGTTAAGGAAATTGTGTTCAGCAACATGTCAAAGCGTATGGTCGACACATTCAAAGAAGAAATGGAATTTATGGGACCAGTTCGTTTGCGTGACGTGGAAGAGGCACAATCAAGAATTGTTGCTGTCATTCGTCGACTAGAAGAAGCGGGTGAGATTGTAATTGCCCGTGGTGGAGGAGATGATATCATTGTCTAG
- the fliI gene encoding flagellar protein export ATPase FliI produces the protein MKAIELLDSIDVIDSYKRYGKVARVVGLMIESKGPESSIGDVCHIYIGGGRKGRKVLAEVVGFRDEYVILMPFTNVNDISPGSIVEATSNPLQIKVGSSLIGQVVDSLGMPLDGTSLPKGLSNVPTDQSPPNPMERPPIDEKIEVGVRVIDSLLTVGNGQRVGIFAGSGVGKSTLLGMIARNTTADLNVIALIGERGREVREFIERDLGPEGLKRSIVVVATSDQPALMRIKGAYTATAIAEYFRDKGLNVMLMMDSVTRVAMAQREVGLAIGEPPTTKGYTPSVFAILPKLLERTGTNSHGSITAFYTVLVDGDDMNEPIADTVRGILDGHIVLDRNLANKGQFPAINVLKSISRVMNHIVPEDHKNSAEKVRDLLATYINSEDLINIGAYKRGSSKEIDDAIRHYPTILSFLKQGTNEKVTIDESVERLISLIG, from the coding sequence ATGAAAGCTATCGAACTTTTAGATTCAATTGATGTAATAGATTCATATAAACGTTACGGTAAAGTTGCTCGGGTTGTAGGGTTAATGATTGAATCAAAAGGTCCTGAGAGCTCGATTGGAGATGTATGTCACATTTATATCGGTGGCGGCAGAAAGGGTAGAAAAGTACTTGCTGAGGTAGTTGGCTTCAGAGATGAGTATGTGATTTTAATGCCATTCACAAATGTAAATGATATTTCGCCAGGTAGTATTGTTGAAGCTACATCTAACCCACTGCAAATTAAGGTCGGTAGTTCGTTAATTGGACAAGTTGTTGATTCACTCGGTATGCCATTAGATGGCACGAGTCTTCCAAAAGGATTATCAAATGTTCCAACAGACCAATCTCCACCAAATCCAATGGAGAGACCTCCGATAGATGAGAAAATTGAAGTTGGAGTTCGAGTTATTGATTCTCTGCTTACTGTTGGGAATGGCCAACGTGTGGGTATCTTTGCTGGAAGTGGAGTAGGTAAGAGTACATTGCTTGGAATGATTGCCAGAAATACAACGGCAGACCTTAATGTCATTGCTCTTATCGGAGAACGTGGTAGAGAAGTAAGAGAATTTATAGAACGTGATTTAGGTCCAGAAGGCTTAAAACGTTCAATTGTTGTAGTTGCCACCTCCGATCAACCAGCATTAATGAGAATAAAAGGTGCATATACAGCGACAGCGATTGCGGAGTACTTTAGGGATAAAGGCTTAAACGTGATGTTAATGATGGACTCTGTTACACGTGTAGCAATGGCTCAACGTGAGGTTGGTTTAGCAATTGGTGAACCTCCAACAACTAAGGGATATACTCCTTCAGTATTTGCAATTCTTCCGAAGCTATTAGAAAGAACTGGTACGAACAGTCACGGAAGTATTACAGCGTTTTATACAGTTTTGGTAGATGGTGATGATATGAACGAACCGATTGCTGATACCGTGAGAGGAATATTGGATGGACATATTGTTCTTGATCGTAACCTTGCAAATAAAGGGCAATTTCCAGCGATAAATGTATTAAAAAGCATTAGTCGTGTAATGAATCATATTGTTCCCGAAGACCATAAGAATTCTGCTGAAAAGGTGAGAGATTTACTAGCAACTTATATTAATTCAGAAGATTTAATTAATATTGGGGCTTACAAACGTGGATCTTCTAAAGAAATTGATGATGCAATTCGTCATTATCCAACGATTCTCTCTTTCCTAAAACAAGGTACTAATGAAAAGGTAACAATTGATGAAAGTGTTGAACGACTAATTTCCTTAATAGGTTAG
- the hslU gene encoding HslU--HslV peptidase ATPase subunit produces MMNLTPRQIVERLDQYIVGQTNAKKAVAVALRNRYRRGLLHGKLRDEVVPKNILMIGPTGVGKTEIARRMAKLVGAPFIKIEATKFTEVGYVGRDVESMVRDLIETSVRLVKEEKMSSVKEKALENANKRLVDLLVPQKTKQQAYKNPFEMLFGGQNPPVQEEEEKQEEQTVTQRKKQVAHQLALGELEDHLVTIEIEESSPAMFDMLQGSGLEQMGMNMQDALGGLMPKKKKKRKLTVREARKVLTNDEAQKLIDMDEVTQDAIYRAEQSGIIFIDEIDKIAGKSQSSSADVSREGVQRDILPIVEGSTVVTKYGSVKTDHILFIAAGAFHMAKPSDLIPELQGRFPIRVELTKLSVEDFVRILIEPDNAIIKQYIALLETEGIQIEFSDDAIRKIAEVAYQVNQDTDNIGARRLHTIMEKLLEDLSFEAPDINLEKIAITPKYVEEKLGTIASNRDLSQFIL; encoded by the coding sequence ATGATGAATTTAACTCCACGTCAAATTGTTGAGCGACTTGATCAGTACATTGTTGGCCAAACAAATGCAAAAAAGGCAGTTGCAGTTGCATTACGTAATCGCTATCGTAGAGGATTGCTACATGGAAAGTTACGTGATGAAGTAGTACCCAAAAACATACTAATGATTGGACCAACAGGGGTTGGTAAAACGGAAATTGCTCGTCGAATGGCGAAGCTTGTTGGTGCGCCATTTATAAAGATAGAAGCAACAAAGTTTACTGAAGTAGGTTATGTAGGTAGAGATGTTGAATCAATGGTTCGAGATTTAATCGAGACATCTGTACGACTCGTAAAAGAAGAAAAAATGAGTTCTGTAAAGGAAAAAGCACTAGAGAACGCCAATAAACGTCTTGTGGATTTATTAGTACCACAAAAAACAAAACAGCAGGCGTATAAAAATCCATTTGAGATGCTATTTGGTGGTCAAAACCCTCCTGTTCAAGAAGAAGAAGAGAAGCAAGAAGAACAAACTGTAACGCAAAGAAAAAAGCAAGTGGCACATCAATTAGCTTTGGGGGAACTGGAAGATCATTTAGTCACGATAGAAATTGAGGAGTCATCTCCGGCGATGTTTGATATGCTTCAAGGTTCTGGACTTGAGCAAATGGGTATGAACATGCAGGATGCACTTGGTGGATTAATGCCTAAGAAAAAGAAAAAGAGAAAGTTAACAGTTAGAGAAGCAAGAAAAGTTCTTACAAATGATGAAGCTCAAAAATTGATTGATATGGATGAGGTAACACAAGACGCAATTTATCGTGCAGAACAATCGGGTATTATCTTTATAGATGAGATTGATAAAATTGCCGGTAAAAGTCAAAGTAGTTCAGCTGATGTTTCTCGTGAAGGCGTTCAACGTGATATCCTTCCAATTGTAGAAGGATCAACAGTTGTGACAAAGTATGGGTCTGTTAAAACAGATCATATCTTATTCATTGCGGCAGGAGCATTTCACATGGCAAAACCATCTGATTTAATCCCTGAACTTCAAGGAAGATTTCCAATTAGAGTGGAACTAACGAAGTTATCAGTAGAAGACTTTGTAAGAATTCTGATTGAGCCAGATAATGCAATAATAAAACAATATATTGCTTTATTAGAGACAGAAGGTATACAAATTGAATTTTCTGACGATGCTATTCGTAAGATAGCTGAAGTTGCCTACCAAGTAAACCAGGATACCGATAATATAGGTGCAAGAAGACTACATACAATAATGGAAAAACTTCTTGAAGACTTATCATTTGAGGCGCCAGATATTAACCTTGAAAAAATTGCAATAACACCAAAATATGTAGAAGAAAAGCTAGGCACAATTGCTAGCAATCGTGATCTAAGCCAATTTATATTATAA
- the flgD gene encoding flagellar hook assembly protein FlgD, whose translation MTVKIDPNLYLQNQVVERKAKGDALGKDDFLKILMTQLQNQDPMNPMQDKDFIAQMATFTSLEQMTNMNKMLESFINSQTADGILKYSEMIGKEVQYNSVSLGENGDQNVNNVSGIVKSVQQKGTQTLIELQDGTVIPTSSITKVSNPAPVS comes from the coding sequence ATGACAGTAAAAATTGATCCGAATTTATATTTACAAAATCAAGTGGTAGAGCGTAAAGCAAAAGGTGATGCATTAGGGAAGGATGACTTCTTGAAAATTCTAATGACTCAACTTCAAAATCAGGATCCTATGAATCCTATGCAGGATAAAGATTTTATTGCGCAAATGGCAACCTTCACTTCATTAGAACAGATGACAAATATGAACAAAATGTTAGAGAGTTTCATTAATAGTCAGACTGCAGATGGTATTTTGAAATACAGTGAAATGATAGGGAAAGAAGTGCAATATAACTCTGTTTCATTAGGAGAAAATGGGGATCAAAATGTAAATAATGTATCAGGAATTGTAAAATCAGTACAACAAAAAGGCACACAAACATTAATTGAACTACAAGATGGAACCGTTATTCCAACATCTTCAATTACTAAAGTGTCAAATCCTGCTCCTGTGTCATGA
- the hslV gene encoding ATP-dependent protease subunit HslV, with protein MSTFHATTIFAIHHKGECAMSGDGQVTFGNAVVMKHTARKVRKIFQGKVLAGFAGSVADAFTLFEMFEGKLEEYNGNLQRASVELAKEWRSDKVLRKLEAMLIVMNKEHLLLVSGTGEVIEPDDGILAIGSGGNYALSAGRALMKHAGNQLSAKEIAKAALETASEICVYTNENIIVEEI; from the coding sequence ATGTCAACTTTTCATGCAACGACTATATTCGCTATTCACCATAAAGGAGAATGCGCGATGTCAGGAGACGGCCAGGTTACGTTTGGTAACGCGGTAGTAATGAAGCATACTGCTCGTAAGGTAAGGAAAATATTTCAAGGAAAAGTGCTAGCTGGCTTTGCAGGCTCGGTAGCAGATGCTTTTACGCTATTCGAAATGTTTGAAGGAAAACTTGAAGAGTATAATGGGAATTTACAAAGAGCATCCGTTGAATTAGCAAAGGAATGGAGAAGCGACAAGGTACTCCGTAAATTAGAGGCAATGTTAATCGTCATGAATAAAGAACACCTTTTGTTAGTTTCAGGTACAGGTGAGGTAATTGAACCTGATGATGGTATATTAGCAATTGGATCTGGTGGCAATTACGCCCTTTCAGCTGGAAGAGCCTTGATGAAACATGCTGGGAATCAACTTAGTGCAAAGGAAATTGCTAAGGCTGCTCTTGAGACGGCAAGTGAAATTTGTGTATATACAAATGAAAATATTATTGTAGAAGAAATTTAA
- the flgB gene encoding flagellar basal body rod protein FlgB gives MKLFSGTINTLENSLKYSTVKQNVISQNIANVDTPNYKAKEVLKSSFSSELKTAMQANRTDNRHMEFSNSTQSKFPVVSRPSSVYNHNGNSVDIDKEMSELAENQIYYNALIDRLNGKFNTLKTVVTGGRH, from the coding sequence ATGAAATTATTCTCTGGTACGATCAATACATTAGAAAATTCGCTAAAATATTCCACAGTTAAACAAAATGTGATATCGCAAAATATTGCAAATGTCGACACGCCTAACTATAAAGCAAAAGAAGTATTAAAGTCTTCCTTCTCAAGTGAATTGAAGACTGCAATGCAAGCTAATCGAACTGATAATAGACATATGGAATTTTCTAACTCAACTCAGAGTAAATTCCCAGTAGTATCAAGACCGAGTTCAGTATACAATCATAACGGAAATAGTGTTGATATAGATAAGGAAATGTCAGAGCTTGCTGAAAATCAAATTTACTATAATGCATTAATAGATAGATTAAATGGTAAATTCAACACACTTAAAACAGTTGTGACTGGAGGTAGACATTAA
- a CDS encoding flagellar protein, translated as MDYRIRQLQHHPLSLTNKNVGQTKEVTSSFRDVLQDVVGIKISKHAQKRLSERKIEIADEKWLELQEKMLEAKNKGIVDSLVVMEKAALIVNIKNNTVVTAMGREEASSQIFTNINGTIILDQ; from the coding sequence ATGGATTATCGAATACGCCAGTTACAGCATCATCCGTTATCTTTAACCAATAAAAATGTGGGACAAACCAAGGAAGTTACCTCTTCTTTTCGAGATGTCTTGCAGGACGTTGTGGGTATAAAAATTAGTAAACATGCACAAAAACGATTGTCTGAAAGAAAGATTGAAATAGCAGATGAGAAATGGCTTGAACTACAAGAAAAAATGCTGGAAGCAAAAAACAAAGGTATTGTTGATTCACTTGTAGTCATGGAAAAAGCAGCACTTATCGTAAATATAAAAAATAATACAGTTGTGACCGCGATGGGCAGAGAAGAAGCAAGTTCACAAATCTTCACAAATATAAACGGAACGATCATTTTAGATCAATAG
- the fliF gene encoding flagellar basal body M-ring protein FliF: protein MNEKLQMNLNKVKEFWKNRSVAQKGMMIGSLLLFVIIIAAVSMASSKVNFVPLYSNLTTAEIGEIKAQLDGRGIKSEVAENGTSILVPEEVVDTLKVELAAEGFPNSGSIDYKFFSQNAGFGMTDNEFNVLKLEAMQTELADLMKGIDGVQDAKVMINLPQESVWMSDTPEQASASIVLDTKPGYKFQEQQIQALYNLVSKSVPNLPTENIVIMNQMFEYFDLKNQDGANSAYTFDSQYQIKKQIEKDIQRQVGQMLGMMMGQDKVVVSVTADVDFSQENREENLVTPVNPENMEGIAVSVERITETFTGDGAAAGGVAGAGETDIPNYATGTEGSNGDYEKIEERINNDVNRIRKEIVESPYKVRDLGIQVMVEPPNAEEGLTPEAVADIEQILGTIVRTSIAKDENQPELTEEEIASKVAVSVQELKGKTDFTTATTEPVIPMWVYIAAGALLVIIILLVILLVRKKKKTTDTEFSFDETAAAIHVQDINAEHEKESDVIKQQLEKLAKEKPGDFAKLLRTWIAEE, encoded by the coding sequence ATGAACGAAAAATTACAAATGAATCTTAATAAAGTTAAAGAATTTTGGAAGAACCGTTCAGTTGCTCAAAAGGGAATGATGATCGGTTCCCTTTTACTGTTTGTTATTATTATTGCAGCAGTGTCAATGGCTTCTTCGAAAGTAAACTTTGTTCCTTTATATAGTAATTTAACTACAGCGGAAATTGGGGAAATTAAAGCGCAACTTGATGGTAGAGGAATTAAGTCTGAAGTAGCTGAAAATGGTACTTCTATTCTTGTGCCCGAGGAAGTTGTCGATACGTTGAAGGTAGAATTAGCAGCGGAAGGTTTCCCGAATAGTGGAAGTATTGATTATAAATTCTTTAGTCAAAATGCTGGTTTTGGTATGACAGATAATGAATTTAACGTATTAAAGCTTGAAGCAATGCAAACAGAGCTTGCTGACTTAATGAAAGGTATTGATGGAGTGCAGGATGCGAAGGTGATGATTAATCTTCCGCAGGAATCTGTGTGGATGTCGGATACACCGGAGCAAGCATCAGCATCAATCGTGTTAGATACAAAGCCTGGATATAAGTTTCAAGAACAACAAATTCAAGCTCTTTACAATTTAGTATCAAAGAGTGTTCCAAACCTTCCTACTGAAAATATCGTCATAATGAACCAAATGTTTGAGTATTTTGATTTAAAAAATCAAGATGGTGCTAACTCAGCTTACACATTTGATTCTCAATATCAAATTAAAAAGCAAATTGAAAAAGACATCCAACGTCAAGTTGGACAAATGTTAGGGATGATGATGGGGCAAGATAAAGTAGTTGTTTCTGTTACTGCTGATGTTGACTTCTCACAAGAAAATAGAGAAGAAAATTTAGTAACGCCTGTTAATCCTGAAAACATGGAAGGGATCGCAGTAAGTGTAGAAAGAATTACAGAAACATTTACTGGAGATGGAGCGGCAGCTGGTGGTGTTGCAGGAGCTGGAGAGACAGACATCCCGAACTATGCTACTGGAACTGAAGGTTCTAACGGAGACTATGAAAAGATTGAAGAAAGAATTAATAATGATGTAAACAGAATTCGTAAAGAAATCGTTGAAAGTCCTTATAAAGTTCGTGACCTTGGAATTCAAGTCATGGTTGAACCACCGAATGCTGAAGAAGGATTAACACCTGAAGCGGTGGCTGATATTGAGCAAATTCTTGGTACAATCGTTCGCACTTCCATAGCAAAAGATGAAAACCAACCTGAATTAACAGAAGAGGAAATTGCTTCTAAGGTTGCTGTATCTGTTCAGGAATTAAAAGGGAAGACTGATTTTACTACAGCTACAACAGAGCCTGTCATTCCTATGTGGGTTTATATTGCAGCTGGGGCACTACTTGTCATTATTATACTTTTAGTTATCTTATTGGTTAGAAAGAAAAAGAAAACTACAGATACTGAGTTTAGCTTTGATGAAACAGCAGCGGCTATTCATGTTCAGGATATTAATGCTGAACATGAAAAAGAATCTGATGTAATCAAACAACAACTTGAAAAATTAGCAAAAGAAAAGCCAGGAGACTTTGCTAAACTATTAAGAACTTGGATCGCAGAGGAGTAA
- the fliJ gene encoding flagellar biosynthesis chaperone FliJ produces the protein MSFKYKFQKILSIKETEKQRALEAYQLTVKQFEEVAEKLYHYLKQKEDLESIQLQKLSVGLNVTEIQHHQTFIANLEKTIAHFQNLVASARHNMLGQEAQLLERNIEVKKYEKLKEKLQEEYKEVISAADSRLMDEISIQQYMNKES, from the coding sequence TTGAGTTTCAAATACAAGTTCCAAAAAATACTATCAATTAAAGAAACAGAAAAACAGCGTGCACTAGAAGCCTACCAACTGACAGTGAAGCAGTTCGAGGAAGTTGCCGAAAAGCTATACCATTATTTGAAACAGAAGGAAGATCTTGAATCTATACAGTTGCAGAAGCTTTCTGTAGGATTAAACGTGACAGAGATACAACATCATCAAACGTTTATCGCAAACCTTGAAAAGACAATTGCTCACTTTCAAAATCTCGTTGCTTCTGCACGTCACAATATGTTAGGTCAGGAAGCTCAGCTACTTGAGAGGAACATTGAAGTAAAGAAATACGAGAAATTAAAAGAGAAGCTTCAAGAAGAGTATAAAGAAGTCATATCAGCGGCTGATAGCCGTCTTATGGATGAAATTTCAATCCAACAGTATATGAATAAAGAAAGCTAG
- the fliH gene encoding flagellar assembly protein FliH — protein sequence MISLSRLIKSQYSQPQNVERKVIHLQSLAFESIVDESPEFQIRKLHTEAEQMLQNAKIQAEEMIRNAEAQLQEATMEIAQMRSAWEDEKVMLIEQVKQEGFQEGIQLGQQEVYSQLTHLIDEANSVVDLSKSDYVKQIEQSEETILKLGVKVAEKILKLHLQNNHEDFMQIVKNAIREVKDHDNVSIKVHPSMFELVSSQKEELVALFTGDKNLFVYPDNDLEETGCVIESSFGRIDASIDSQLTELKNKLLELLQEE from the coding sequence ATGATATCATTGTCTAGATTGATAAAATCTCAATATAGCCAGCCTCAAAATGTTGAGAGAAAGGTGATTCATTTACAATCGTTAGCTTTTGAATCAATTGTTGATGAATCACCAGAATTTCAAATTAGGAAGCTGCATACAGAAGCAGAGCAAATGTTGCAAAATGCAAAAATACAAGCAGAAGAAATGATAAGAAATGCTGAAGCGCAGCTGCAAGAAGCTACGATGGAAATAGCGCAAATGAGATCTGCTTGGGAAGATGAGAAAGTAATGTTAATTGAACAAGTTAAACAAGAGGGATTTCAAGAAGGCATTCAACTTGGACAACAAGAGGTCTATAGTCAATTAACACACTTAATCGATGAAGCAAATTCAGTAGTAGATCTTTCTAAGTCAGATTATGTGAAACAAATAGAACAATCTGAGGAAACCATTTTAAAGCTAGGAGTTAAAGTGGCTGAAAAAATTCTAAAGCTTCACCTGCAGAATAACCATGAAGACTTTATGCAAATAGTAAAGAATGCCATTAGAGAAGTAAAAGATCATGATAATGTGTCAATAAAAGTTCACCCTTCAATGTTTGAGCTAGTGTCTTCGCAAAAGGAAGAATTAGTAGCATTGTTTACGGGTGATAAAAATCTATTTGTATACCCGGATAACGATTTAGAAGAAACAGGCTGTGTGATTGAATCATCATTTGGCCGGATAGATGCAAGTATTGATAGTCAGTTAACGGAACTGAAAAATAAGCTTCTAGAACTACTACAGGAGGAATAA
- the codY gene encoding GTP-sensing pleiotropic transcriptional regulator CodY, which translates to MELLDKTRKINAMLQRAAGKPVNFKEMAETLRDVIVANVFVVSRRGKLLGFAINQTIENERMKKMLEDRQFPEEYTNSLFNISETSSNLDINSPYTAFPVENRELFATGLTTVVPIIGGGERLGTLILARINNPFLNDDLILGEYGATVVGMEILREKSEEIEEEARSKAVVQMAISSLSYSELEAIEHIFEELNGNEGLLVASKIADRVGITRSVIVNALRKLESAGVIESRSLGMKGTYIKVLNDKFLHELAKLKTS; encoded by the coding sequence ATGGAACTATTGGATAAAACAAGAAAAATTAATGCAATGCTACAACGCGCAGCAGGTAAGCCTGTTAACTTTAAGGAAATGGCTGAAACACTGCGAGATGTGATCGTTGCTAATGTCTTCGTGGTTAGCAGAAGAGGAAAGCTATTAGGGTTTGCGATTAATCAAACGATCGAAAATGAACGAATGAAAAAGATGTTAGAAGATCGCCAATTCCCAGAAGAATATACAAACAGCCTGTTCAACATTTCAGAGACTTCTTCAAACCTAGACATTAACAGCCCATACACAGCGTTTCCTGTGGAAAACAGAGAGCTGTTTGCAACTGGATTAACGACTGTGGTACCAATCATTGGTGGTGGAGAAAGATTAGGGACATTAATCTTGGCTAGAATCAACAATCCATTCTTAAATGACGACCTGATCTTAGGTGAATATGGGGCAACAGTAGTAGGAATGGAAATCCTACGTGAAAAATCTGAAGAGATTGAAGAAGAGGCAAGAAGTAAAGCGGTAGTTCAAATGGCAATTAGTTCTCTTTCGTACAGTGAGCTCGAAGCAATTGAGCATATTTTTGAAGAGTTAAATGGTAACGAAGGACTGCTAGTTGCAAGTAAGATTGCTGACCGTGTAGGTATTACGCGATCTGTGATCGTTAACGCATTGAGAAAGCTTGAGAGTGCTGGTGTAATTGAATCGCGTTCTTTAGGTATGAAGGGCACTTATATCAAAGTACTTAACGATAAATTTCTTCATGAGCTAGCAAAATTAAAGACTTCATAA
- the fliE gene encoding flagellar hook-basal body complex protein FliE — protein MINSVSNSLKVLPTTTEPMKIAPAESQKKFAAFLSDSLNKVNETAIQSDVATEKLAAGEKIDLHEVMIASQKASITLQTTLEIRNKVIEAYQEVMRMQV, from the coding sequence ATGATAAATAGTGTTAGTAATTCGTTAAAGGTACTTCCAACTACAACAGAACCAATGAAAATCGCACCTGCAGAATCTCAAAAGAAATTTGCTGCTTTCCTATCTGATTCTTTAAATAAAGTCAATGAAACGGCAATTCAATCTGATGTTGCGACAGAGAAGTTAGCTGCTGGTGAGAAAATTGATCTGCATGAAGTGATGATCGCCTCACAAAAAGCTAGTATTACATTGCAAACAACACTTGAAATTAGAAATAAAGTGATTGAAGCATATCAAGAAGTTATGAGAATGCAAGTCTAA